TAATCCTTGGGCTAAAAAAGGTCAATGGCTACGACCTAGTTATTGATGTTGTTGGCTACTTGCGGAAAGACCAATGACTGCTTTTTTTTATTGGACAACCGACGTAGTTTGACTGTATattcaattttgtttacaatcaaatttataaatacattaaATTCAATGGTTGAGATCAAATATGAGCAAATCTATTAGTAAAAAGAAGATCTAACAACCCAAAATtaaattcaacggctaaaaaAGTTACCTAGGCTAAAaccattctttaataattttggactaaaattttaaatcaaaactattgAAGAAGAAAAGTTATTTATGTGTTATAACCTAAATTTTTGGGCACAAAATCTAGTTTTTAACTCAACCGCTGGAGTTAGTGTAAGTAGAGTACTCTAGactctagagagagaaaaataagaATAAGCTCAtgatattgaatttttttttattatgttcgAAACATAAAATAAAGTGATACACTACATATCGCATatattaaaacataaaattcaaataatactTGAATACTTAGTTCAGTAGTGAGTGCTTACTTTTTAATTCTGTCCAATAATAAACTAACgcatgttttattattttatatgacCTCAACTTTATTTCTGTCCATAATAATTTAACTTGCAGCAATaatgcaaaattaataaaaaaaaacaaaaatataaatgttACATTCTCACCACTTCACTTGTTCCCCACGTTTAGCAACAACAATAATAATCAGTATATGCAGTCAGTGACCAAATACTGGGGAAAAAaggtttaataataataataataattactaACAGATTTTTTAAAAGCTAAAGAAATTGGACTATACTATATACTACTAgtgtaattaaataaaaattaaattaaaaaggttttaatttaattaatttactagGGCATGAAGAGATGGCTGCCACACTTGCAGCGCCAAGCTTCGGGGTAGTACTCGAGAGGTATCGAGACACCTGGTTGGATGGGGACGTGAACTGCCTTACACGGCGAGCAGCTCCCGCACTTGGATCTGCAACTTGGTGGCGATGAACCCAGACGAATCTTTTGGTGGGTCACGACTCGCTCCAATGCTGGCCCGCTTTCACCTtgataatgatgatgatgatgcccACCACCTCCTGAAAAAATCATTTTATCATCACGAGTTCAAGCTCAACAGAACCGATTCACTACTGAACGAGTCAAAACTCAAAAGGAGGTTAGTAATTAGTTGTTTCGGTGGTGTGGTTTTGTTACTCGTTGTTTCGGTGTGGTGTGGTTTTGTTACTAAGTTGCTTACCGAGTTGGGTTTGACTGGTTACTGCCGTTGAGGCTGAGGTGAACAGGAGAAAAGTGAAGGCTGTGATGACAGTTGATGGCCTTATATAATGGTGGTTGTGGTGGCGGTGGCGGGAGCGGCGCAGTACGCCCATCACCTGAGGAGGAGGTGCGCAGGTTAGGAACTGGGCTAC
The nucleotide sequence above comes from Malus sylvestris chromosome 16, drMalSylv7.2, whole genome shotgun sequence. Encoded proteins:
- the LOC126608464 gene encoding EPIDERMAL PATTERNING FACTOR-like protein 5; this translates as MGVLRRSRHRHHNHHYIRPSTVITAFTFLLFTSASTAVTSQTQLGGGGHHHHHYQGESGPALERVVTHQKIRLGSSPPSCRSKCGSCSPCKAVHVPIQPGVSIPLEYYPEAWRCKCGSHLFMP